The following are encoded together in the Cicer arietinum cultivar CDC Frontier isolate Library 1 chromosome 2, Cicar.CDCFrontier_v2.0, whole genome shotgun sequence genome:
- the LOC101504430 gene encoding U-box domain-containing protein 19 → MIRTTNGSGRRILTFPAVHPCVNIAPSTLLSSLITLSDRIDNFKHKFFSSNKRNAKNAIRLIQLFQPFFHEIHENHSNLPSPATLCFSELYFTFQKLLFLMEDLTHEGARLLMLMESGRVATMFRVLFRSVATALDVFPFDSVEVSVEAKEEVLLLMKQAREGRFDFEDDDKDLVMCVKNVLNLFEKRVAPNKCDLKRVLDYIGVLKWSESNKEVKFLDCEIGFEWLNEEKRKVGFLSSLMGFMSYCRCVVMEVMNCEEGKGNKKIDTRRENEMILSCVNSDDFLCPITLELMSDPVTIETGHTYDRSSILKWFRSGNAICPKTGKSLDSIELVPNLVLKRLIHQYCNVKGIPFADSGRRNHDIARTVQTGSDAAEGAMKLLAGFLCESLENGNVEHKNHAAFEIRVLTKTSIFSRSCLVEAGSVPLLLLLLASSDSSAQENSIAALLNLSKYSKSRSEMVENWGLEMIVGVLNKGVTIEAKQHAAAVLFYLATNADHGNLIGQEPEAIPSLINLIKDGTDRSIKNGLVAIFGLLRHHENQKKLLAAEAIPLLVNILKASEKEDIITDSLAILATLAEKSDGTMEILQFGALHVAVEVMSSSTTSRFGKEHCVSLLLSLSINGGENVVGHLVKRSSLMESLYSQLSEGTSRASKKASALIKVLHDFYERRSSGYKASVIPREQSIHVW, encoded by the coding sequence ATGATCCGAACAACAAACGGGTCGGGTCGTCGGATATTAACATTTCCGGCGGTTCATCCCTGCGTGAACATTGCTCCTTCCACTCTTCTCTCTTCCCTCATCACTCTCTCCGACagaattgacaatttcaaacaCAAATTCTTCTCTTCCAACAAACGAAACGCGAAAAACGCTATTCGTTTGATCCAACTTTTCCAACCATTCTTCCATGAGATCCATGAAAATCATTCAAATCTTCCTTCTCCGGCGACCCTTTGTTTTTCTGAGCTATATTTCACCTTCCAGAAGCTTCTTTTCTTGATGGAAGATTTGACTCACGAAGGTGCTCGGTTGCTTATGTTGATGGAGTCGGGTCGGGTTGCAACAATGTTTCGGGTCTTGTTTAGATCCGTTGCAACTGCACTTGATGTTTTTCCTTTTGATTCCGTTGAGGTGTCTGTGGAAGCTAAAGAAGaggttttgttgttgatgaagCAAGCTAGGGAGGGAAGGTTTGATTTTGAGGATGATGATAAAGATCTAGTGATGTGTGTTAAGAATGTCTTGAACCTGTTTGAGAAAAGGGTTGCTCCCAATAAGTGTGATTTGAAGAGGGTTCTTGATTATATTGGGGTTTTGAAATGGAGTGAGAGTAATAAAGAGGTGAAATTTTTGGATTGTGAAATTGGGTTTGAGTGGTTGAATGAAGAAAAGAGAAAGGTGGGATTTTTAAGTAGTTTAATGGGTTTTATGAGTTATTGTAGATGTGTGGTGATGGAAGTTATGAATTGTGAAGAGGGTAAGggaaataagaaaattgatacAAGAAGAGAAAATGAGATGATTTTGAGTTGTGTCAATTCAGATGATTTTCTATGTCCAATCACTTTGGAGTTGATGAGTGATCCTGTGACTATAGAAACAGGTCACACTTATGATCGTTCTTCAATTCTCAAATGGTTCAGAAGTGGAAATGCAATATGTCCAAAGACAGGTAAAAGTCTTGACAGCATTGAATTGGTACCAAATTTGGTTTTAAAGAGGTTGATTCACCAATATTGTAATGTCAAAGGCATTCCTTTTGCTGATTCGGGTCGTCGGAATCACGACATTGCTAGGACGGTGCAGACAGGAAGTGATGCGGCCGAGGGAGCCATGAAGCTCTTGGCTGGTTTTCTTTGTGAAAGTCTTGAGAATGGAAATGTTGAACATAAGAATCATGCTGCATTTGAGATAAGGGTTCTTACCAAAACAAGCATTTTTAGTAGGTCTTGTTTGGTAGAAGCTGGTTCAGTTCCTcttttgttgttattgttggCATCAAGTGATTCATCAGCACAAGAGAATTCTATTGCAGCCCTTTTAAACCTCTCAAAATACTCCAAGAGTAGAAGTGAGATGGTTGAAAATTGGGGACTAGAAATGATTGTTGGAGTCTTAAACAAAGGGGTAACGATTGAAGCTAAACAGCATGCTGCAGCAGTGTTGTTTTACCTTGCTACAAATGCTGATCATGGAAATTTAATAGGCCAAGAGCCAGAAGCAATTCCTTCACTGATCAATCTCATAAAAGACGGCACTGATCGAAGCATAAAGAATGGTTTGGTTGCAATTTTTGGCCTCCTTAGACACCATGAAAATCAGAAAAAGTTACTTGCTGCTGAAGCAATTCCTTTGTTAGTTAACATCTTAAAAGCAAGTGAAAAAGAAGACATTATCACTGACTCATTAGCAATTCTAGCAACTCTTGCAGAGAAAAGTGATGGAACAATGGAAATCCTTCAGTTTGGAGCTTTACATGTAGCTGTTGAAGTCATGAGTTCTTCCACTACTTCAAGATTCGGGAAAGAGCATTGTGTTTCTTTGTTGCTTTCACTATCAATAAATGGTGGAGAAAATGTGGTTGGTCATTTAGTGAAGCGTTCTTCACTTATGGAATCTTTATATTCACAACTAAGTGAAGGAACTTCTAGAGCAAGCAAAAAGGCAAGTGCTCTCATAAAGGTCCTCCATGATTTTTATGAAAGGAGATCCTCCGGCTACAAGGCATCAGTTATTCCACGTGAACAATCCATTCATGTATGGTAA